A single genomic interval of Microbulbifer variabilis harbors:
- a CDS encoding manganese-dependent inorganic pyrophosphatase — translation MRFLISCLSILSDHRPIDFPGLLSRALFFSLSWVVGASLGAQEISSSDLGQDTPTTDVAADYLRKELKGTQNLVWTGHKIPDTDSVSGSLLSAFIYGGKPAIPSKINPETRFAIEQCGAEEPEIIENFSGKTVGLVDFNQGTQLPTGIDPDLIVAIIDHHAIGGSPINIPNVISIETRPWGSSATILTDHAQKFAIELPVHLACMGLAAILSDTVNLTSPTTTEYDKVYVKKLAKRAGIDDIDKFAERMLLEKSDLGGFSAKDIILLDFKDFEFGGKEVGIGVAETLTAQQLINRRYELKSAMGEIKKEKGIDHLIFAIVDTRENKSYLLWSDTSDKDLIVSAFGDQVVDDMVVAKGVISRKRQIGPAIQRALEN, via the coding sequence GTGAGATTTCTAATCTCATGCCTGTCAATACTAAGTGATCACCGCCCAATAGACTTCCCCGGTCTGCTTTCGAGAGCCTTGTTTTTTTCACTCAGTTGGGTTGTTGGCGCTTCATTAGGTGCGCAGGAAATCAGTTCCTCAGACCTGGGGCAAGATACGCCTACTACAGATGTTGCTGCTGATTATCTGAGGAAGGAGTTAAAAGGCACCCAGAATTTGGTTTGGACCGGACATAAAATACCCGATACTGATTCCGTTAGCGGGAGCTTGCTCTCAGCCTTCATTTATGGTGGTAAGCCAGCAATTCCCAGTAAAATCAATCCGGAGACTCGCTTCGCCATTGAACAATGTGGTGCTGAGGAGCCCGAAATAATTGAGAATTTCTCAGGAAAGACTGTTGGATTGGTGGATTTTAACCAAGGCACTCAATTGCCAACTGGCATTGATCCAGACTTAATCGTAGCGATAATCGACCATCATGCGATTGGTGGATCGCCAATTAATATTCCAAATGTAATCAGTATAGAGACTAGGCCATGGGGATCGAGCGCGACAATTTTAACTGATCATGCTCAGAAGTTTGCTATTGAATTACCAGTTCATCTGGCGTGTATGGGATTGGCTGCAATTCTATCGGATACAGTTAACCTAACGTCACCTACCACAACCGAGTACGACAAAGTCTATGTAAAAAAATTGGCGAAGAGAGCTGGTATAGATGATATAGATAAATTTGCAGAGCGGATGTTGCTAGAGAAATCAGATCTTGGTGGGTTTTCGGCCAAGGATATTATTTTACTTGATTTTAAAGATTTTGAGTTCGGAGGAAAAGAAGTTGGCATTGGTGTTGCTGAAACGCTGACAGCTCAGCAGTTAATCAACAGAAGGTATGAACTGAAGTCTGCCATGGGCGAGATAAAAAAAGAGAAAGGTATCGATCACCTGATCTTCGCAATTGTCGACACTCGTGAAAATAAATCTTATCTACTTTGGAGTGACACCTCAGACAAAGATCTTATTGTCTCCGCTTTTGGGGACCAGGTAGTAGATGATATGGTTGTTGCTAAAGGGGTGATCTCGCGAAAACGCCAAATTGGCCCAGCAATTCAAAGAGCTTTAGAGAATTGA
- a CDS encoding phosphotransferase family protein → MILSTGNLITKKTGRLYAIDWEYAAMGDRFYDLGVIIEEHQLNRIQQQSLLEPYLRCNPAGEHWRRVYKYLNLLWYAV, encoded by the coding sequence ATGATTTTAAGCACTGGAAATCTCATCACTAAAAAGACCGGGCGGCTTTATGCCATTGATTGGGAATACGCGGCTATGGGCGATCGCTTCTATGATCTCGGCGTTATCATTGAGGAACATCAGCTCAACAGAATTCAGCAACAATCCTTACTCGAGCCGTATCTTAGGTGTAATCCGGCCGGAGAACATTGGCGCAGAGTGTACAAATATCTAAACTTACTCTGGTATGCCGTATAA
- a CDS encoding nuclear transport factor 2 family protein translates to MRNIVFTLMLFVLTIGNAQAQEKPEAFKTIENLLNYLSDVDHERMRGTVTESFLLLEHGEVWTIEDLIKVAKPSDTVRTNYFSIIDFDERPDLVTINYWNKANFAKKNESQDVYWLESAILQKVKGKWLISQLHSTRLPSGKVPENVVFKP, encoded by the coding sequence ATGCGAAATATTGTTTTTACATTGATGTTGTTTGTTTTGACAATCGGTAACGCACAGGCGCAAGAGAAGCCTGAAGCATTCAAAACTATCGAGAACCTTCTAAATTACCTATCCGATGTAGACCATGAGCGTATGAGAGGCACCGTAACTGAATCTTTTCTCTTGCTCGAACATGGTGAAGTATGGACGATTGAAGATCTAATTAAGGTAGCAAAGCCATCAGATACTGTTAGAACCAATTACTTTAGCATTATTGACTTTGATGAGAGGCCAGACCTAGTCACAATCAACTATTGGAATAAGGCCAATTTTGCTAAAAAGAATGAGAGCCAGGATGTTTATTGGCTCGAAAGCGCTATTCTACAGAAAGTGAAAGGAAAGTGGCTCATCTCACAATTGCACTCTACAAGACTGCCATCTGGAAAAGTGCCAGAAAATGTGGTGTTTAAGCCATAA
- the tnpA gene encoding IS66 family insertion sequence element accessory protein TnpA codes for MPPQSTSEKSSQSKRANARNHNQNYNQFLYWYRKLFEQGSVPNTLNLFPRVSSPPQTLREIWVYWIL; via the coding sequence ATGCCCCCTCAATCAACTTCGGAGAAAAGCTCTCAATCTAAGCGCGCCAATGCTCGTAATCACAATCAAAATTACAACCAGTTCCTCTATTGGTACCGCAAGCTATTTGAACAAGGTTCGGTGCCAAATACCCTGAATTTGTTCCCGCGAGTATCAAGTCCCCCGCAGACACTACGAGAGATCTGGGTATATTGGATTCTCTAA
- the csrA gene encoding carbon storage regulator CsrA, translating to MLILKRRTGEPLRIGANVSVTVLEIKGNQVKIGISAPRSLPIYREEIYVRIKKQLKAKA from the coding sequence ATGTTGATCTTAAAGCGACGGACAGGTGAACCTCTAAGGATTGGAGCAAACGTCTCAGTCACAGTGTTGGAGATTAAAGGTAATCAAGTGAAGATAGGCATAAGCGCACCCAGATCACTGCCCATCTACCGTGAAGAAATTTATGTGCGGATCAAAAAGCAGCTGAAAGCGAAGGCCTGA